Proteins found in one Fulvitalea axinellae genomic segment:
- a CDS encoding DUF4296 domain-containing protein yields MKKTLLTYLLALVAFSSCQTGGKKPKGLLPPEKMVPVLADIYLYEAKVYYMNLSRDSAKNLFATIKPGIFARDGVDSTAFNASISYYTEHPKEFSKIYKQLFDTIQSRKATWEAEEQRKKAFKDSVDQAREAEEQLKANADSLRLQQLDSLPLDSLAIDTLSAKIQLPDSLKKGNKPADSLLIEDKGRK; encoded by the coding sequence GTGAAAAAAACACTGCTGACATACCTACTGGCCCTCGTGGCTTTTAGCTCCTGCCAAACCGGCGGAAAAAAACCGAAGGGCCTTTTGCCTCCGGAAAAGATGGTTCCCGTGTTGGCCGACATCTACCTATACGAGGCGAAAGTCTATTACATGAACTTGTCCCGCGATTCGGCCAAGAACCTTTTCGCCACCATCAAGCCGGGCATTTTCGCCCGAGACGGCGTGGATTCCACCGCGTTCAACGCCAGTATTTCTTATTATACGGAACACCCGAAAGAGTTTTCCAAAATTTACAAACAGCTTTTCGACACTATCCAATCCAGAAAAGCCACTTGGGAAGCCGAAGAACAGCGAAAAAAAGCGTTCAAAGACTCGGTCGACCAAGCTCGGGAAGCCGAAGAACAGCTAAAGGCGAACGCCGATTCCCTACGTTTGCAACAGCTTGACTCTTTGCCTCTTGATTCCTTGGCGATCGACACGCTTTCGGCGAAAATACAGCTTCCAGACTCCCTGAAAAAGGGGAACAAACCGGCCGACAGCTTACTTATAGAAGACAAAGGGCGCAAGTAA
- a CDS encoding DUF58 domain-containing protein gives MREIYQKLRQYEIRIRKAIKSHMQGDYHSIFKGSGLEFDDVRVYQYGDDVRTIDWKVSAKGIGTYVKTFKEDKEQNVFFLVDVSASQEIGKRGRTKLDVAKEISGVLMLSAAKENSSAGLIAFSDERELFIKPGKGVKHAYQIIKRLYDLRPGSLKTDLGQAIRFTLNTLKRRSVVILVSDFIDEGYEHNLKGLAREHDLVVIHITDRRETKLPGLGIVPLHDKESGKTIWFNTSSSEFKEKIGSKYGSKQRDLEDLCRRNQTDYLGLDTEEDYVPQLIRLFKVRNKTKKRDK, from the coding sequence ATGAGAGAGATCTATCAGAAGCTCCGGCAGTATGAGATTCGCATCCGCAAAGCGATCAAGTCGCATATGCAGGGTGATTACCATTCGATTTTCAAGGGCTCGGGCCTGGAATTCGACGACGTGCGGGTATACCAGTACGGCGATGATGTGCGGACCATCGATTGGAAGGTGTCGGCCAAGGGTATCGGCACGTATGTGAAGACATTTAAGGAGGATAAGGAACAGAACGTCTTTTTCTTGGTGGACGTCAGCGCCTCGCAGGAAATAGGCAAGCGCGGGCGGACCAAGCTTGACGTGGCTAAAGAAATCAGCGGAGTCTTGATGCTGTCGGCGGCCAAGGAGAACAGTTCCGCCGGTTTGATCGCTTTTTCGGATGAGAGAGAGCTTTTCATCAAGCCCGGAAAAGGCGTGAAACACGCTTACCAGATAATAAAAAGATTGTACGATTTGCGTCCGGGTTCGTTGAAAACGGACTTGGGGCAGGCGATTCGCTTTACACTGAATACGCTGAAACGGCGGAGCGTGGTTATATTGGTGTCCGACTTTATCGATGAAGGCTATGAACATAACCTAAAAGGTCTGGCTCGTGAGCATGATTTGGTGGTAATCCATATCACTGACCGTCGCGAGACTAAGTTACCGGGATTGGGAATCGTACCGCTTCACGATAAGGAGTCTGGAAAGACGATTTGGTTCAACACGTCTTCTTCGGAATTCAAGGAGAAAATCGGGTCCAAATACGGAAGCAAACAGCGGGACTTGGAGGATTTGTGCAGACGAAACCAGACGGATTACTTGGGGCTGGATACGGAAGAGGACTATGTTCCGCAACTGATCCGCTTGTTTAAAGTGAGGAATAAAACTAAGAAACGTGATAAATAG
- a CDS encoding VWA domain-containing protein gives MMNDIPWYSPTWFLPSTFESFDWAFPSVFYCLAIIPLLFGLRALINIKLDQKMPVALSRSELKSNPITLLRFVPPVFFTLSLVLAIIALARPQRTSEEVERWTEGIDIVLAIDISRSMQAMDFNPNRLEAAKKVATEFVKGRFQDRIGIVVFSGDAYRMAPLTTDYKFLESNIADINFNLIQNGGTAIGSALSVSLNLMRESETKSKVIVLLSDGDNNAGNIDPLTAVKLAEAYGIKVYTIAVGKEGPVKMGVGIYGDPIYNDNTMDEKTLRQIARIGKGKFFRATDNKTLENIFKRIDKYEKAEIKENRFSDTMDFYTVYLRWAILFFLIWIFFKSTFMNNILRD, from the coding sequence ATGATGAACGATATACCGTGGTATTCACCGACGTGGTTTCTTCCCTCGACATTCGAGAGTTTTGATTGGGCTTTTCCCAGCGTATTTTATTGCTTGGCGATTATCCCTTTGCTCTTCGGACTTCGGGCGCTGATAAATATAAAGTTGGATCAGAAAATGCCCGTCGCGCTTTCCAGAAGCGAATTGAAAAGCAATCCGATAACATTATTGAGATTTGTTCCCCCCGTATTTTTCACTTTGTCGTTGGTGTTGGCGATTATAGCTTTGGCCCGGCCACAGCGGACAAGTGAGGAGGTTGAGCGCTGGACCGAAGGTATCGATATTGTGTTGGCAATTGACATTTCCCGATCGATGCAGGCCATGGATTTCAATCCGAACAGGCTGGAAGCCGCAAAAAAAGTGGCGACGGAATTTGTGAAAGGCCGTTTTCAGGACAGGATCGGGATCGTAGTGTTTTCGGGTGATGCTTACCGGATGGCTCCACTGACTACCGATTATAAGTTTTTGGAATCGAATATCGCCGATATAAATTTCAATCTGATACAAAACGGCGGAACGGCGATAGGCAGCGCTTTGAGCGTTTCGCTGAACTTGATGCGTGAGTCCGAAACCAAATCGAAAGTGATTGTGCTTTTGAGTGACGGTGATAACAACGCCGGAAATATCGATCCGTTGACGGCGGTAAAGCTTGCGGAAGCTTACGGAATCAAGGTTTACACTATCGCTGTAGGAAAAGAAGGCCCGGTGAAAATGGGTGTGGGAATCTATGGAGACCCCATCTATAATGATAATACGATGGATGAAAAGACCCTGAGGCAAATTGCCAGAATAGGGAAAGGGAAATTTTTCAGGGCTACGGATAACAAGACTTTGGAGAATATTTTCAAGAGGATTGATAAATACGAAAAAGCCGAAATCAAAGAAAACCGCTTCTCCGACACTATGGATTTCTACACGGTTTATTTGCGTTGGGCTATCTTGTTTTTCCTGATTTGGATTTTCTTCAAATCCACGTTTATGAATAATATCCTCAGGGATTAA
- a CDS encoding TlpA disulfide reductase family protein: MKLRQTLACLALAGALFSCDKKSSTVNSNEISISGKITHPDSLGVVTLEKLTSHFPEVIDTLATGSENTFSYKLMYKHPGFYRLNFYNTQYVNIVADGYDLNITADGDNPQGKATVKGSPSMDLLRAADEKLKTFGKEAQEIRNEYVEAQNSGDQKAIKASEKKFEALQKKVKEEILQIVKQEQIGLAALQLMGLFDPNEDFEIIEATAKNLNKDYPNVPMVQEFVEHVKQTKKLLVGQMAPEIRLPDAKGDTLALSTYKGKYVLIDFWASWCRPCRMENPLVVELYDMYQSKGFEVFGVSLDTDKKAWEKAVEEDKITWAQVSDLKGFQSVAAEEYQVNAIPATFLIGPEGKIIAKNLRGDALKAKLKEIFSEKK; encoded by the coding sequence ATGAAATTGAGACAAACCCTGGCGTGCCTGGCTCTGGCCGGCGCCCTTTTTTCCTGTGACAAGAAATCCTCTACAGTCAATAGCAACGAGATTTCGATTTCCGGAAAAATCACGCATCCAGATTCGCTCGGGGTCGTGACACTCGAAAAACTGACATCGCATTTCCCCGAAGTCATCGACACTTTGGCTACCGGGAGCGAAAACACTTTCAGCTACAAGCTGATGTACAAACACCCGGGGTTTTACCGTCTCAATTTCTACAACACCCAATACGTCAACATCGTGGCTGACGGCTACGACCTCAACATCACCGCCGACGGCGATAACCCGCAAGGCAAAGCCACTGTCAAAGGCTCTCCGTCGATGGACCTACTGCGTGCCGCGGACGAAAAGCTCAAAACCTTCGGGAAAGAAGCCCAAGAAATCCGCAATGAGTACGTAGAAGCCCAAAACTCCGGAGACCAAAAGGCAATAAAAGCCAGCGAGAAGAAATTTGAGGCTTTACAGAAAAAGGTAAAAGAGGAAATTCTTCAGATAGTAAAGCAAGAACAGATCGGTCTTGCAGCGCTTCAGCTAATGGGCTTATTCGATCCGAACGAGGATTTTGAAATTATTGAGGCTACTGCCAAAAATCTCAACAAGGATTATCCTAATGTGCCGATGGTTCAGGAATTCGTGGAACACGTAAAGCAGACCAAGAAACTGTTGGTTGGCCAGATGGCTCCGGAGATTCGCTTGCCTGACGCGAAAGGCGACACTTTGGCCCTTTCTACCTACAAAGGAAAATACGTATTGATTGATTTTTGGGCCTCTTGGTGCCGTCCATGCCGAATGGAAAACCCTTTGGTGGTCGAACTCTATGATATGTACCAGTCAAAAGGTTTCGAAGTATTTGGCGTTTCGCTTGACACAGACAAAAAAGCCTGGGAAAAAGCTGTTGAGGAAGACAAGATCACTTGGGCGCAGGTATCGGACCTGAAAGGGTTTCAGTCCGTAGCGGCCGAAGAGTACCAAGTAAACGCCATTCCGGCTACATTCCTGATTGGACCCGAAGGAAAAATCATTGCTAAAAACCTAAGAGGTGACGCTCTGAAAGCCAAGCTCAAAGAAATATTCAGCGAAAAAAAATAA
- the gatB gene encoding Asp-tRNA(Asn)/Glu-tRNA(Gln) amidotransferase subunit GatB: MLDQSVRDKYTVVVGLEVHAQLLTKSKIYTSDSTAFGATPNTQVGVISLAHPGTLPKINKQAVEYAIKIGLACGCEISRENIFDRKNYFYPDLPKGYQLTQDKTPICLGGNVKVKTSEGEKTVILNRIHIEEDAGKSIHVADTTDTLVDLNRAGVPLVEIVTEPSIRSSEEAQAFLTEIRKLVRYLEICDGNMEEGSLRCDANVSVMPKGATEYGKKVEVKNMNSIRNVQRAIDHEAERLITLLENGEEVISETRDFDAVTGTTSGLREKEELNDYRYFPEPDLSPMIISEEWIESVRASMPSLPSELFLKFTEKYGLPDLDAGVLTDTKAMAMFFEELTNHTKNYKAASNWIMGPIKSYLNEKSEEIESFPLKAEQIAGIIDLVDEGKVSHTAASQQLFPAMLENVEKTATQIAEEQNLLQDSDEGAIQSIIDEVIAELPDKVKAYKNGKKGLLGMFMGQVMKKSKGKADPKVATQLLNKSLSK, encoded by the coding sequence ATGCTCGACCAATCCGTTCGGGACAAATACACCGTAGTGGTGGGCCTGGAGGTCCACGCCCAACTCCTCACCAAAAGTAAAATCTACACCTCAGACTCAACGGCATTCGGCGCGACGCCGAACACGCAAGTCGGCGTGATTTCCCTCGCCCATCCGGGCACACTGCCAAAAATCAACAAGCAAGCCGTGGAGTACGCCATCAAAATCGGTTTGGCCTGCGGTTGCGAAATCTCAAGGGAAAATATTTTTGACCGTAAAAACTATTTCTACCCCGATCTTCCTAAAGGTTACCAATTAACTCAAGATAAAACGCCAATTTGCCTTGGCGGAAACGTAAAAGTCAAAACCAGCGAAGGCGAAAAGACTGTCATCCTCAACAGAATCCATATTGAGGAAGACGCCGGAAAGTCGATCCACGTGGCCGACACTACGGATACGCTAGTCGACCTAAACCGCGCCGGCGTACCGCTCGTGGAGATCGTGACCGAACCAAGCATCCGTTCCTCTGAAGAGGCGCAGGCTTTCCTGACCGAAATCCGGAAGCTTGTACGTTATCTGGAGATTTGCGACGGTAATATGGAAGAAGGTTCGCTCCGTTGCGATGCCAACGTATCGGTAATGCCCAAAGGCGCTACGGAATACGGAAAGAAAGTGGAAGTCAAGAACATGAACTCCATACGTAACGTACAGCGCGCCATAGACCACGAAGCTGAGAGGCTTATTACACTTTTGGAAAACGGCGAGGAAGTAATCTCCGAAACCCGTGATTTCGACGCCGTAACCGGCACTACTTCCGGCCTTAGGGAAAAAGAGGAACTCAACGACTACCGCTACTTCCCCGAGCCCGACCTCAGTCCGATGATTATTTCCGAAGAATGGATCGAATCTGTAAGGGCCTCGATGCCCAGCCTTCCGAGCGAATTGTTTCTCAAATTCACGGAAAAATACGGCTTGCCCGACCTAGACGCCGGAGTGTTGACCGACACAAAAGCCATGGCCATGTTTTTCGAAGAACTGACAAACCATACAAAAAACTACAAAGCGGCCTCAAACTGGATAATGGGCCCGATAAAATCTTACCTTAACGAGAAATCGGAGGAAATCGAATCGTTCCCGCTAAAAGCCGAACAAATCGCGGGTATTATCGATTTGGTTGACGAAGGCAAGGTGAGCCATACGGCCGCCTCGCAACAACTGTTTCCCGCAATGTTGGAGAATGTCGAAAAAACGGCAACCCAAATCGCCGAGGAACAAAACTTGCTTCAAGACAGCGACGAAGGAGCTATACAAAGTATAATCGACGAAGTGATAGCCGAACTTCCGGACAAAGTCAAAGCATATAAAAACGGGAAAAAGGGACTTTTGGGCATGTTTATGGGACAGGTAATGAAGAAAAGTAAAGGTAAAGCCGATCCGAAAGTCGCGACCCAGCTACTTAACAAAAGCTTATCGAAATGA
- the alaS gene encoding alanine--tRNA ligase, which translates to MDSKSIRRAFLDFFREKGHKAVQSAPIVVKDDPTLMFTNAGMNQFKDYFLGNKQAEAKRVANSQKCLRVSGKHNDLEEVGIDTYHHTMFEMLGNWSFGDYFKKEAIAWAWELLTETYKLPKDRLYVTIFEGDTKENLERDQEAYNFWKEWVAEERILNGNKKDNFWEMGETGPCGPCSEIHIDLRPEDEIAKTPGKDLVNEDHPLVVEIWNLVFMQYNRLLSGALEPLPAQHVDTGMGFERLAMAIQGKKSNYDTDVFQPMIQFIAKKSGVTYGENDKTDIALRVIVDHIRAITFSIADGQLPSNNKAGYVIRRILRRAVRYGFTFLNFKEPFLHELVPSLAEQFDEVFPEVKKQEEFIIKVVREEEVAFLRTLEIGLRKMEQIKEELRQKDEITIDGKIAFELYDTFGFPLDLTALIARENGLVVDEAGFDKEMAEQKARSRNAAATETGDWTFVNDEQDVEFVGYDMLETEAKIIKYREVKQKKGSVIQIVLDRTPFYAESGGQAGDTGYIEFDGKKTSIIDTKKENDLIVHFVKELPADVSGTFKCVVNATKRRDTANNHSATHLLHSALRSVLGDHVQQRGSFVSEKVLRFDFSHFSKVTDEEIAEVESIVNGKIRENIALYEERNVPIATAQAMGATALFGEKYGEFVRVITFDPNYSVELCGGTHVLATGQIGSIKIVSESSVAAGVRRIEAVTGIEAEKFNVKQNAILEEIKALLKNPKDIVKATQQLVEEKAKLSKEIERMNLEKVGALKQTLLNGITDKDGVNQIIAKVAVPSADALKKLAFEIKNEVENVFMVLAVDVAGKPQVAVVVADNLVKDKGLNAGQIVRELAKEIKGGGGGQPFFATAGGKDLSGLDNVVAKAEGLL; encoded by the coding sequence ATGGATTCAAAATCGATCAGAAGGGCATTCCTAGATTTTTTCCGCGAAAAGGGACACAAAGCGGTACAGTCCGCACCCATCGTGGTTAAGGACGACCCCACGTTGATGTTCACCAACGCCGGCATGAACCAGTTCAAGGACTATTTCCTCGGCAACAAGCAGGCGGAAGCGAAACGCGTGGCCAACTCGCAGAAATGTCTCAGGGTGTCCGGCAAGCATAACGACTTGGAAGAAGTAGGCATCGACACCTACCACCACACCATGTTCGAGATGCTCGGCAACTGGTCTTTCGGTGACTATTTCAAAAAAGAAGCCATTGCTTGGGCCTGGGAACTTCTCACGGAAACGTACAAACTCCCGAAAGACAGGCTTTACGTGACGATTTTCGAAGGTGACACGAAAGAAAACCTCGAAAGGGACCAGGAAGCCTACAATTTCTGGAAAGAGTGGGTAGCCGAAGAGAGAATTCTGAACGGCAACAAAAAAGACAATTTCTGGGAAATGGGCGAGACCGGACCTTGCGGACCTTGCTCGGAGATTCATATCGACCTCCGCCCGGAAGACGAAATCGCCAAGACGCCGGGTAAAGATTTGGTCAACGAGGACCATCCGCTGGTAGTGGAGATCTGGAACCTCGTGTTCATGCAATACAACCGCCTGTTGTCCGGAGCGCTTGAGCCACTTCCTGCACAGCACGTCGATACCGGCATGGGCTTCGAGCGTTTGGCCATGGCCATCCAAGGCAAGAAATCAAACTACGACACCGACGTTTTCCAGCCGATGATCCAATTCATCGCGAAAAAGTCGGGCGTTACATACGGCGAGAACGACAAGACAGACATCGCGCTCCGCGTAATCGTGGACCATATCCGCGCCATTACGTTCTCTATCGCCGACGGACAACTTCCTTCAAACAACAAGGCCGGCTACGTAATCCGACGCATCTTGCGTCGCGCCGTACGCTACGGCTTTACGTTCCTCAACTTCAAGGAACCGTTCCTCCACGAACTCGTGCCTTCGCTCGCAGAGCAATTCGACGAGGTTTTCCCTGAAGTCAAAAAGCAGGAAGAATTCATCATCAAGGTGGTTCGCGAAGAGGAAGTCGCTTTCCTCAGGACTTTGGAGATCGGGCTCCGCAAAATGGAGCAGATCAAAGAGGAGCTTCGCCAGAAAGACGAAATCACGATCGACGGCAAAATCGCTTTCGAACTTTACGACACTTTCGGATTCCCGCTTGACCTTACCGCCCTTATCGCCCGCGAAAACGGCTTGGTTGTGGACGAGGCAGGCTTCGACAAGGAGATGGCCGAGCAGAAAGCCCGCTCACGTAACGCCGCCGCCACCGAAACCGGCGACTGGACGTTCGTGAACGATGAGCAGGACGTTGAGTTTGTCGGTTACGACATGCTGGAGACGGAAGCCAAGATCATCAAGTACCGCGAAGTAAAGCAGAAGAAAGGTTCGGTAATACAGATCGTCCTTGACCGTACGCCGTTCTACGCCGAAAGCGGCGGACAGGCCGGCGACACCGGTTATATCGAGTTCGACGGCAAGAAAACCTCGATCATCGATACCAAAAAGGAAAACGACCTGATCGTACACTTCGTGAAGGAACTTCCTGCCGACGTTTCGGGAACTTTCAAATGCGTAGTGAACGCCACCAAGCGCCGCGACACCGCCAACAACCACAGCGCCACGCACCTCTTGCACTCGGCCCTGCGTTCGGTTCTCGGCGACCACGTACAGCAGCGCGGTTCTTTCGTTTCGGAGAAAGTATTGCGTTTTGACTTCTCGCATTTCTCCAAAGTAACCGACGAGGAAATCGCCGAGGTTGAAAGCATCGTAAACGGAAAAATCCGCGAAAACATCGCTTTGTATGAAGAGCGCAACGTACCGATAGCCACGGCTCAGGCCATGGGCGCTACGGCTCTCTTCGGCGAGAAATACGGCGAGTTTGTTCGCGTTATCACGTTTGACCCGAATTACTCGGTGGAACTTTGCGGCGGAACGCACGTATTGGCTACCGGCCAAATCGGTTCCATCAAAATCGTTTCCGAGAGCTCTGTAGCGGCGGGTGTTCGCCGTATCGAGGCTGTGACCGGAATCGAAGCCGAGAAATTCAACGTGAAGCAAAACGCTATTCTCGAAGAGATCAAGGCCTTGCTCAAAAATCCGAAAGACATCGTGAAAGCCACGCAACAGCTTGTGGAAGAGAAAGCGAAACTTTCGAAGGAAATCGAGCGCATGAACCTTGAGAAAGTCGGAGCGCTTAAGCAGACCTTGCTCAACGGAATTACGGACAAAGACGGCGTGAACCAAATCATTGCCAAAGTGGCCGTACCGAGCGCGGACGCACTTAAGAAGCTCGCTTTCGAAATCAAGAACGAGGTCGAAAACGTATTCATGGTCTTGGCCGTGGACGTGGCCGGCAAACCGCAAGTTGCCGTTGTGGTGGCCGACAACCTCGTGAAAGACAAAGGCCTCAACGCCGGACAAATCGTCCGCGAATTGGCCAAGGAGATCAAAGGAGGCGGTGGCGGTCAGCCATTCTTCGCCACAGCCGGAGGTAAAGACCTCAGCGGACTGGACAATGTAGTAGCCAAAGCCGAGGGCTTACTCTAA
- a CDS encoding M23 family metallopeptidase gives MARIKYYYDTETCKYERVKQTKWDVTFNVLGYVVVTLLFSFGLLALFGDLFESPKFARLAKENRELKENIALMNKKMDENEGYLQALAHKDDNVYRKIFEAEPIPETIRKGGVGGVQRFRSLLEADLEQEEMIINTFERIQALRRKMFIQTKSYDEIMDLAKKKEQMWASIPAIQPVNNTEMKRLSSGYGIRMHPIMKRRIMHHGLDYSAKRGTPIYATGDGVVKKVKYYPGGYGRVVEIDHGFGFETRYAHMQMYIVKRGQKVKRGECIGYVGNTGRSTAPHLHYEVRKNGKTVDPIHYIFQGISDEEYAELVRLASQDNQSLS, from the coding sequence ATGGCCAGAATAAAATATTACTACGATACCGAAACGTGTAAGTACGAGCGCGTGAAGCAAACCAAGTGGGACGTGACGTTCAACGTGTTGGGTTATGTCGTAGTCACTTTGCTGTTTTCTTTCGGTCTGTTGGCCCTTTTCGGCGACTTGTTCGAGTCTCCGAAATTTGCAAGGCTGGCGAAGGAGAACAGGGAACTGAAAGAGAACATCGCCTTGATGAATAAAAAGATGGACGAGAACGAAGGTTATCTCCAGGCTTTGGCTCATAAGGACGACAATGTTTACAGAAAAATTTTCGAAGCCGAACCAATTCCCGAAACTATCAGAAAAGGCGGTGTCGGTGGCGTGCAGCGTTTCAGATCTTTGCTCGAAGCGGACTTGGAACAGGAGGAAATGATCATCAACACCTTCGAGCGGATCCAGGCCTTGAGGCGGAAAATGTTCATCCAGACCAAGTCGTATGACGAGATCATGGACCTGGCCAAGAAGAAGGAGCAGATGTGGGCCTCTATCCCGGCCATACAGCCTGTGAACAATACCGAGATGAAAAGATTGTCATCCGGTTACGGTATCCGGATGCACCCGATTATGAAGCGCCGGATCATGCACCATGGTTTGGACTATTCCGCAAAACGCGGTACCCCGATTTATGCTACGGGCGACGGTGTGGTAAAGAAAGTCAAGTATTACCCCGGAGGTTACGGTAGGGTTGTGGAGATTGATCACGGCTTCGGGTTTGAGACGCGTTACGCCCACATGCAAATGTATATTGTGAAGAGAGGGCAGAAAGTTAAGCGAGGCGAATGCATAGGATATGTGGGGAACACTGGCCGTTCTACCGCGCCGCATTTGCATTACGAAGTTCGTAAAAATGGAAAGACGGTAGACCCGATACACTATATCTTCCAAGGTATTTCGGACGAAGAATATGCGGAACTTGTTCGCTTGGCTTCGCAAGATAACCAGTCGTTGTCATAA
- a CDS encoding MerR family transcriptional regulator: MPYKERIIEKRYYSIGEVADLLDVAPSLIRFWEAEFDIIKPKKNRKGNRQFTKEDIEGVKLIYHLVKERGYTLQGAKDYLKNDHQTFKDEVEMIESLKRIRAFLEGLRDQIP; the protein is encoded by the coding sequence GTGCCGTACAAGGAGAGAATTATAGAGAAAAGATATTATTCTATCGGAGAGGTGGCGGATTTGCTTGATGTGGCGCCGTCGCTGATTCGTTTTTGGGAGGCTGAGTTTGATATCATCAAACCGAAAAAGAACCGCAAAGGAAACCGGCAATTTACTAAGGAGGATATTGAGGGCGTCAAGCTTATTTATCACTTGGTGAAAGAGCGCGGATATACCTTGCAGGGAGCCAAGGATTATTTGAAAAATGACCACCAGACTTTTAAGGACGAGGTGGAAATGATCGAGTCCCTTAAGCGTATCAGAGCCTTTTTGGAAGGTCTTCGTGACCAGATTCCCTAG
- a CDS encoding glycosyltransferase, producing the protein MTDKKKRNIYLERYAWPEFLSEDMPIDSDTELSVVIPCHNEPDLISSLRSLANCDDPGCGTEVIVIINQGTGCAPEIDRQNEKTYQEALHWAEKTALPFRLIVKWVKDLPKKHAGVGLARKIGMDEAVRRFESIGKDGVIICFDADSLCEKNYLTEIRSFFKQHPHMPGCSIHFEHPLEGPLAPEIYDGIATYELHLRYYVDALRWAGHPFAYQTIGSSMASRSSVYQKQGGMNRRKAGEDFYFLQKIIELGNFEDLTTTKVIPSPRASDRVPFGTGRAISEWLEEKKEIDLTYHPDAFVDLKELFASPKKLYVSKDAKNVYEGLPESIRRFISLQEFNVKIESLLAESRKEETFRKKFFHWFNAFTTLKFVHFYRDEVKPNVNVKEACLWLFGKYGMEPQGKDTIEILKQIRAIDSKKITTSIS; encoded by the coding sequence TTGACGGACAAAAAAAAACGAAACATTTATCTGGAACGGTACGCTTGGCCGGAATTCCTCAGCGAGGATATGCCTATAGACAGTGACACGGAACTTTCCGTGGTCATTCCCTGTCACAACGAGCCTGATTTAATCTCGTCGTTGCGCTCTCTGGCCAATTGTGATGACCCCGGTTGCGGAACGGAAGTTATCGTAATCATCAACCAAGGGACCGGTTGCGCTCCGGAAATCGATCGACAAAACGAAAAGACCTACCAGGAAGCGCTTCATTGGGCTGAAAAAACGGCTCTCCCCTTCCGGCTAATCGTAAAATGGGTCAAAGACCTACCTAAAAAGCACGCCGGAGTGGGCCTTGCCCGAAAAATCGGTATGGACGAGGCGGTCAGAAGATTCGAAAGCATTGGGAAAGACGGCGTAATTATCTGCTTCGACGCCGACAGCCTTTGCGAAAAAAATTATCTGACCGAAATCCGAAGCTTTTTCAAACAGCATCCGCACATGCCAGGCTGTTCCATCCATTTCGAGCACCCGCTCGAAGGGCCGTTAGCTCCAGAGATCTATGACGGAATCGCCACTTACGAACTGCATCTCCGCTACTACGTCGACGCATTGCGTTGGGCTGGTCATCCTTTCGCTTACCAAACGATTGGTTCCAGTATGGCTTCCAGATCTTCCGTTTACCAAAAGCAAGGTGGCATGAACCGCAGAAAGGCGGGGGAAGATTTCTATTTTCTCCAAAAGATTATAGAACTCGGCAATTTCGAAGACCTAACCACCACAAAAGTAATCCCTTCACCACGGGCCTCGGACCGTGTTCCGTTCGGAACCGGACGGGCAATATCTGAATGGCTGGAAGAGAAAAAGGAAATAGACCTGACTTACCATCCCGACGCTTTCGTTGATCTGAAAGAATTATTTGCGTCTCCAAAAAAGCTATATGTAAGTAAAGACGCGAAAAACGTTTATGAAGGTCTGCCGGAAAGTATCAGAAGGTTTATCTCACTTCAGGAATTTAATGTAAAAATCGAAAGCCTGCTGGCCGAATCACGAAAAGAGGAAACCTTTCGCAAAAAGTTCTTCCACTGGTTCAACGCGTTCACAACGCTCAAATTCGTTCACTTCTATCGTGACGAGGTAAAACCCAACGTCAACGTAAAGGAAGCTTGTCTATGGCTTTTCGGAAAATACGGAATGGAGCCCCAAGGAAAAGATACTATTGAAATCCTGAAACAGATTAGGGCGATCGATTCTAAAAAAATAACGACCTCAATTTCCTGA